One window from the genome of Spirosoma rhododendri encodes:
- a CDS encoding Do family serine endopeptidase, whose translation MKSNWKLLALMAILSSVVTLAAYNLLGFNNRDVIFNESSPTPTITSRLAALTGDSPSAAPGDFSTAAEAVTPTVVHIRTTMTRTVRQQQVPDIFREFFGDEFGGQQRQQPRRQQGQASGSGVIISKDGYIVTNNHVVQDADEVEVIMTDKRSFKAKVIGTDPLTDLAVIKVDATNLPAITLGDSDGLKLGEWVLAVGYPLDLESTVTAGIVSAKGRKIGILDQDFARRQGQQNADSKQGDTPVEAFIQTDAAINPGNSGGALVNLRGELVGINSAIASATGYYSGYGFAVPVSLVKKVSADLLKYGNVQRGYIGVLPVELNSTVAKEKGVKVNRGIYVETAVDGGAAKQAGIQKGDVLVKMEGQPLDSDAQMREIIGRRRPGDIVNVTINRNGTEKDVKVELRNRNGGRDIIKKAEVTASAASLNALGADFEELSAQEAKQLGVGGGIRVKQIKDGKLAETDIEEGFIIIKANGRNVKTAKDLQTIMSTVKEGEGLMLIGMYPNSSRMYYYAVPV comes from the coding sequence ATGAAAAGCAACTGGAAACTTTTAGCGTTAATGGCGATTCTGTCGAGCGTCGTAACGTTAGCCGCTTACAACCTGTTGGGATTTAACAATAGGGATGTAATCTTCAACGAATCGTCGCCCACGCCAACAATTACAAGTCGGCTGGCAGCCCTGACAGGCGACAGTCCATCGGCCGCGCCCGGTGATTTTTCGACGGCTGCAGAAGCCGTTACGCCTACAGTCGTTCATATACGCACGACGATGACCCGCACGGTGCGGCAGCAACAGGTACCCGATATTTTTCGGGAATTTTTCGGTGACGAGTTCGGCGGTCAGCAGCGTCAGCAACCCCGCCGTCAGCAGGGGCAGGCATCGGGTTCGGGCGTTATTATCTCGAAAGATGGTTATATCGTTACCAACAACCACGTCGTGCAGGATGCCGATGAGGTGGAAGTTATCATGACCGATAAGCGGAGCTTCAAAGCCAAAGTAATCGGCACTGATCCCCTGACGGATCTGGCCGTTATCAAAGTAGACGCTACCAATCTGCCAGCCATCACGCTGGGCGATTCGGACGGTCTAAAGCTTGGCGAATGGGTACTGGCCGTTGGTTATCCGCTTGATCTGGAATCGACCGTAACAGCAGGTATTGTTAGTGCCAAAGGCCGGAAAATCGGGATTCTGGACCAGGATTTCGCCCGGCGTCAAGGCCAGCAAAACGCCGATAGCAAGCAGGGAGACACACCCGTTGAAGCCTTTATCCAAACAGATGCTGCCATCAACCCCGGTAACTCGGGTGGCGCACTGGTAAACCTGCGTGGTGAACTGGTCGGTATAAACTCAGCCATCGCTTCGGCAACGGGTTACTACAGCGGATATGGCTTTGCGGTTCCTGTATCGCTGGTAAAAAAGGTATCAGCTGATTTGCTGAAGTATGGCAACGTACAGCGTGGTTATATCGGCGTCCTGCCAGTGGAGCTTAACAGTACGGTGGCAAAAGAGAAGGGCGTGAAAGTAAATCGGGGTATCTATGTTGAGACGGCCGTCGACGGTGGTGCGGCCAAACAGGCTGGTATTCAGAAAGGTGACGTGCTCGTGAAGATGGAAGGTCAGCCGCTGGATTCAGACGCTCAGATGCGTGAAATCATCGGTCGTCGTCGTCCGGGCGACATCGTGAACGTAACGATCAACCGGAATGGCACGGAGAAAGACGTTAAAGTCGAACTACGCAACCGGAACGGTGGCCGCGACATTATCAAGAAGGCGGAAGTAACGGCTTCGGCGGCTTCGCTCAACGCACTGGGTGCCGACTTTGAAGAACTGAGCGCACAGGAAGCCAAACAACTGGGTGTTGGTGGTGGTATCCGGGTGAAGCAAATCAAAGATGGCAAACTGGCCGAAACCGACATTGAAGAAGGCTTCATTATCATCAAGGCTAATGGTCGGAACGTGAAGACGGCTAAAGACCTGCAAACGATTATGAGCACGGTGAAGGAAGGTGAAGGGCTTATGCTGATTGGGATGTACCCCAACAGCTCGCGGATGTACTACTACGCTGTGCCTGTTTAA
- the gmd gene encoding GDP-mannose 4,6-dehydratase, translating into MKRALITGVTGQDGAYLTELLLSKGYEVHGIKRRSSLFNTQRIDHVYEDPHQDDVRFKLHYGDLSDSTNIIRIIQEVQPDEIYNLGAMSHVQVSFEEPEYAAQVDGIGMLRILEAVRLLGLAGKTKIYQASTSELYGGVQGHAQSETTPFYPRSPYAVAKQYAYWITVNYREAYNMYACNGILFNHESPLRGETFVTRKITRAVSRIGLGLQEKIYLGNLDAQRDWGHAKDYVEAMYLILQQETPEDFVIATGVTTRIRDFVRMAFAEIGVELEFLGEGASETAKVVSANNPDFPVAIGQEVVSVDPRYFRPTEVDLLLGDPTKAMSKLGWKPKYDLPALVKDMMTADIDLFRRDQLLAKSGHQILNYYE; encoded by the coding sequence ATGAAAAGAGCGTTAATAACGGGTGTAACGGGTCAGGACGGAGCCTATCTGACCGAATTATTGCTGTCAAAGGGTTACGAAGTGCACGGTATCAAACGGCGTAGTTCGCTTTTCAATACCCAACGTATCGACCACGTCTACGAAGATCCGCACCAGGATGACGTACGGTTCAAACTGCACTACGGGGACCTGTCGGACTCGACGAACATTATCCGGATTATACAGGAAGTTCAGCCCGATGAAATTTATAACCTGGGTGCTATGTCGCACGTACAGGTGAGTTTCGAAGAGCCTGAATATGCCGCGCAGGTCGATGGTATCGGTATGCTGCGGATTCTGGAAGCAGTCCGGCTGCTGGGCTTGGCGGGAAAAACGAAAATATATCAGGCATCGACGTCTGAACTGTACGGCGGTGTGCAGGGACACGCGCAGTCGGAGACGACGCCATTCTATCCCCGTTCGCCGTATGCCGTTGCCAAACAGTATGCCTACTGGATCACGGTCAACTATCGTGAAGCTTATAACATGTATGCCTGCAATGGTATCCTGTTTAACCACGAGTCGCCACTACGGGGCGAAACGTTCGTAACGCGCAAAATCACCCGCGCCGTTTCGCGTATTGGCCTTGGTTTGCAGGAGAAAATCTACCTGGGTAACTTGGACGCGCAACGCGATTGGGGCCACGCTAAAGATTATGTTGAAGCCATGTACCTGATTCTTCAGCAGGAGACGCCGGAAGATTTTGTGATTGCGACGGGCGTAACAACCCGTATCCGCGACTTCGTTCGGATGGCCTTCGCTGAAATCGGCGTTGAGCTGGAGTTCTTGGGTGAAGGTGCCAGCGAAACCGCTAAGGTCGTGAGCGCCAATAACCCTGATTTCCCTGTGGCTATCGGTCAGGAAGTGGTCTCGGTCGATCCCCGTTATTTCCGCCCGACCGAAGTAGACCTGCTGCTCGGCGACCCTACTAAGGCAATGAGCAAGCTGGGCTGGAAACCAAAATACGACCTGCCTGCGCTAGTGAAAGATATGATGACGGCCGACATCGACCTGTTCCGTCGCGATCAACTGCTGGCAAAGAGCGGTCACCAGATTTTGAACTACTACGAGTAG
- a CDS encoding SDR family oxidoreductase gives MKLLAVVTGGTKGIGRAIADKLVTEGFDVVVCARSVDGITGESYLPFAADLGTRAGVDALIGYVRSLGRPVDILVNNTGVFLPGQIQNEAEGTFEQLMNTNVASAYHLTRGVVGEMVARRKGHIFMMCSTASITPYTNGGSYCISKFALLGMSRVLREELKPTGVKVTALLPGATLTDSWAGTDLPTDRFMEATDVANSLWAAYTLSASAVIEEILLRPQLGDL, from the coding sequence ATGAAGTTATTAGCCGTTGTTACGGGGGGTACAAAAGGAATTGGACGGGCCATCGCCGACAAACTTGTTACCGAAGGCTTCGACGTCGTCGTCTGCGCCCGCTCGGTCGACGGCATTACCGGTGAAAGCTATTTACCTTTTGCCGCTGACCTCGGTACCCGCGCCGGTGTCGACGCACTGATTGGCTACGTTCGGTCGCTGGGCCGCCCGGTCGATATACTAGTCAACAACACGGGTGTTTTCCTGCCGGGGCAGATTCAAAATGAAGCCGAGGGGACGTTTGAACAACTCATGAACACCAACGTGGCCAGTGCCTATCACCTGACCCGGGGTGTCGTGGGCGAGATGGTGGCGCGCCGGAAGGGGCATATTTTTATGATGTGCTCGACGGCCAGCATTACGCCGTACACCAACGGTGGGTCATACTGCATTTCCAAATTTGCCCTGCTGGGTATGAGCCGGGTGCTGCGCGAAGAACTCAAACCGACAGGTGTTAAAGTGACGGCCCTGCTCCCCGGCGCGACGCTCACCGATAGCTGGGCCGGTACCGATCTGCCGACCGACCGATTCATGGAAGCTACTGACGTGGCCAACAGTCTGTGGGCGGCCTACACGTTGTCGGCGTCGGCCGTCATCGAGGAAATTCTGTTGCGACCTCAACTGGGCGATCTGTAG
- a CDS encoding SPOR domain-containing protein, translating into MDVRYGIAGISLIALLTGCATSRPVSSGNSRPSTSYGAYSEDLSAVRPTYGPATNRPATTRPTSTSSAPASSSAGPPPAPPRRTEPRRSATPAAPTLNVNRQLDAVLDTLAVQNRSIRYAPGFRIQVYVGTQRQEVDATKALIAQNFPELNPYLSYNQPTYKLKIGDFMRRIDAERYYASIKQLIRSAQLQGDKVDVRRALLIK; encoded by the coding sequence ATGGATGTCCGATATGGCATAGCGGGTATAAGCCTGATCGCCTTGCTGACGGGGTGCGCAACGAGCCGCCCGGTGAGCAGTGGCAACAGCCGCCCGTCAACCAGCTATGGTGCTTACAGCGAAGACCTGTCAGCCGTAAGACCGACTTATGGCCCAGCGACCAACCGCCCCGCTACTACCCGCCCGACATCGACCAGTTCAGCCCCGGCTAGTTCGTCTGCTGGACCGCCCCCCGCTCCGCCCCGCCGAACGGAGCCGCGCCGTTCGGCAACACCGGCTGCTCCGACGCTGAACGTAAACCGGCAGCTCGACGCCGTGCTCGATACGCTGGCGGTGCAAAACCGATCGATCCGCTACGCCCCCGGGTTTCGTATACAGGTCTACGTGGGTACGCAACGACAGGAGGTTGATGCCACTAAAGCATTGATTGCCCAGAACTTCCCTGAGCTTAACCCGTATCTCAGCTATAATCAGCCGACGTACAAACTGAAGATTGGCGATTTCATGCGCCGTATCGATGCTGAACGTTATTACGCGTCAATTAAGCAACTGATTCGGTCGGCACAGCTTCAGGGCGACAAGGTCGACGTGCGAAGAGCCCTATTAATAAAATAA
- a CDS encoding ROK family protein, with the protein MASVEYLGIDVGGTNVKMGIVDASTGKISNFYSHDTGSWRQSGHFIDRFGDAVALQLLGNKEVKHVGIGLPGMLNRERTVPLEITAIPEIDDVPMVDILSKRFPGIQFFLENDANAAALGEYYFAEEKINENYIFITLGTGVGGAAIINKKIFTGGDGNAMEPGHIPSRNGRVLERNIGKVELLQLANLRRSEFSGETQLPSDGSISTTGLVAAAAEGDKLAMQIWEEVGEMLGEGLAALIKILDIKYVLIGGGLSASFDYILPAVNRTLDHWLNPYYKNGLAIKRATLGNDAGLLGAASLCFE; encoded by the coding sequence ATGGCTTCTGTTGAGTATCTGGGTATAGACGTTGGCGGTACGAACGTCAAAATGGGTATCGTTGACGCGAGCACCGGTAAAATTTCAAACTTTTATAGCCACGATACGGGTAGCTGGCGGCAATCGGGTCACTTCATCGACCGCTTCGGCGATGCTGTCGCCCTGCAACTGCTGGGCAATAAAGAAGTAAAACACGTGGGTATTGGCCTGCCCGGTATGCTCAACCGCGAACGGACCGTGCCCCTCGAGATCACAGCTATTCCCGAGATTGATGACGTGCCGATGGTCGATATCCTGTCGAAACGCTTCCCAGGTATCCAGTTTTTCCTCGAAAACGACGCCAACGCGGCTGCGCTGGGGGAGTACTACTTCGCTGAGGAGAAGATCAACGAAAACTATATCTTCATTACGCTCGGTACGGGGGTTGGTGGAGCTGCTATCATCAACAAGAAAATCTTTACCGGGGGCGATGGCAACGCTATGGAACCGGGCCACATCCCGTCTCGGAATGGCCGGGTGCTGGAGCGTAACATCGGCAAAGTTGAACTGCTGCAACTGGCGAATCTGCGCCGGTCGGAGTTCAGCGGAGAGACGCAGCTCCCCAGCGATGGTAGTATCTCGACAACGGGTCTGGTAGCTGCTGCCGCTGAAGGCGATAAGCTAGCAATGCAGATTTGGGAAGAGGTTGGCGAAATGCTGGGCGAAGGACTGGCCGCCCTGATTAAAATTCTCGACATCAAATACGTCCTGATCGGTGGTGGTTTGTCGGCTTCGTTCGACTACATCCTACCCGCTGTTAACCGTACGCTCGATCATTGGCTTAACCCTTACTACAAAAACGGTCTGGCGATCAAACGCGCCACGCTGGGCAACGATGCGGGCCTGCTCGGTGCTGCATCGCTGTGTTTCGAGTAA